A genomic window from Geovibrio ferrireducens includes:
- a CDS encoding 4Fe-4S dicluster domain-containing protein — translation MQYGISLSSVPVKVSSVFCINMYHKNAGCRDCIDICPAGAVRIGRPGTALSIDPEFCIGCERCVSACRYGAFQYKGLSEIQWLDSLAEKAEKGKLLLSCGKSSYGAMRLNCLSQLNAVGLLYLGIKGVRELMLYSGNCAECAFGNGKNFLRLQLKSLKGFSGSLEGCAISAGNSEYIVIRFSSFPCLSSREKKQINVSRRGFFSLFGRELASGAFSAVDVLMEQSRESVNIGDSKKKSQRKVLFEKTISMLLPYIKKPLLFDRNIPFGTIRYSEENCDKCNLCITLCPSAALTKTEDGVIVHESLNCTGCGVCIKACVNGCLQIEQESEYPQRLK, via the coding sequence ATGCAGTATGGAATCAGTCTTTCTTCTGTACCGGTTAAAGTAAGCTCGGTGTTCTGCATTAATATGTACCACAAGAATGCCGGATGCCGCGACTGTATAGATATATGCCCTGCGGGGGCCGTGCGCATAGGCAGACCGGGTACTGCATTGAGCATAGATCCTGAGTTCTGCATAGGGTGTGAAAGATGTGTTTCAGCCTGCCGTTACGGAGCTTTTCAATACAAAGGCTTATCTGAAATACAGTGGCTTGATTCACTCGCAGAAAAAGCAGAGAAAGGAAAACTTCTTCTGTCGTGCGGTAAATCATCATATGGCGCAATGAGACTGAACTGCCTGAGTCAGCTTAATGCAGTCGGTTTGCTGTATTTGGGTATAAAGGGTGTCCGAGAACTGATGCTGTATAGCGGGAACTGTGCCGAATGTGCTTTCGGAAACGGAAAGAATTTTCTGCGTCTTCAGTTAAAAAGTTTAAAAGGGTTCAGCGGCAGTCTTGAGGGTTGCGCTATTTCAGCAGGCAACAGTGAATATATTGTAATCAGATTTAGCTCCTTTCCATGTTTAAGCAGTAGAGAAAAAAAGCAGATAAATGTCAGCAGACGAGGTTTTTTCAGTCTTTTCGGCCGGGAACTGGCTTCGGGTGCGTTTTCTGCTGTTGATGTTCTGATGGAACAGAGCAGAGAAAGTGTGAATATTGGCGATTCAAAAAAGAAATCTCAGAGAAAAGTATTGTTTGAGAAAACAATTTCAATGCTTTTACCTTATATCAAAAAGCCGCTTCTTTTTGACAGAAATATACCTTTCGGTACTATTCGCTATTCTGAAGAAAATTGTGATAAATGCAACCTTTGCATAACTCTTTGTCCTTCAGCAGCTTTAACAAAGACAGAGGATGGAGTTATTGTCCATGAATCTTTAAATTGTACAGGGTGCGGTGTTTGTAT
- a CDS encoding TorD/DmsD family molecular chaperone: MNTLLQYMRLRADLYNILSAPFNVEFKEPDLARLKKYVAVMSEMAKENGDSSFAADVSGLGKSIENGMDESRIAGEFAKLFLGVNKASHTGHTVTPHESVYMSESRLVMQEPWENVYEIYYKHGIGKNKEFKEPEDHVTAEMSFMAFLSRQCVEFAEIGKTEELIENLETQKLFLDKHLCKWIPKLAEDVVKNTSLEFYKYLSLVVQGFIKADFEYICQLKEELSEITC, from the coding sequence ATGAATACACTCTTGCAGTATATGAGACTGAGGGCAGATCTGTATAATATTCTTTCTGCTCCTTTTAATGTGGAGTTCAAGGAACCAGACCTGGCCAGATTAAAGAAGTATGTCGCTGTAATGTCTGAAATGGCAAAGGAGAACGGTGATTCTTCTTTTGCGGCAGATGTTTCAGGGCTGGGTAAAAGTATTGAAAATGGCATGGACGAGAGCCGGATAGCAGGAGAATTTGCTAAGCTTTTTCTGGGTGTAAACAAAGCTTCTCACACCGGCCACACTGTCACTCCGCACGAGTCCGTTTATATGTCCGAATCTAGATTGGTTATGCAGGAGCCGTGGGAGAATGTATATGAAATATATTATAAACACGGCATTGGCAAGAATAAGGAGTTTAAAGAGCCGGAAGACCATGTTACGGCAGAAATGAGCTTTATGGCGTTTTTGTCCCGTCAATGTGTTGAATTTGCTGAGATAGGCAAAACTGAGGAGCTTATTGAAAATTTAGAAACGCAAAAGCTATTCCTCGATAAACACTTATGCAAGTGGATACCTAAGCTGGCTGAAGATGTTGTAAAAAACACGTCACTTGAATTTTACAAGTATCTTTCACTTGTTGTTCAGGGGTTTATTAAGGCTGATTTTGAGTATATCTGCCAACTTAAGGAAGAGCTCTCTGAAATTACTTGTTAA
- a CDS encoding 4Fe-4S dicluster domain-containing protein, whose product MSQLGFYFNQDRCVGCQTCSSACKNWNEERRGDAKINIREDDEEYMSAVGEQDNGENYINPDTGANNYELFRKYYMKENWRRVSTVLDGSVSEGSTGIFRYNVDKRFLSVSCNHCDEPACIKACPMGIITKDSETGLVLVDNSTCISCGKCQGACPWGAPQFYDSKYKEYSLENAARPRMTKCTGCLDRVKEGLRPACVAACWNRALDFGSMDELRAKYPSASESLVDFERGGIGPNIIFKQKS is encoded by the coding sequence ATGAGCCAGTTGGGATTTTACTTTAATCAGGACAGGTGTGTTGGTTGCCAGACGTGCTCTTCTGCATGCAAAAACTGGAATGAAGAACGCCGCGGTGACGCAAAGATAAACATAAGAGAAGACGATGAAGAATATATGTCTGCTGTGGGCGAACAGGACAACGGAGAGAATTATATTAATCCCGATACCGGTGCTAATAATTACGAACTTTTCCGTAAATATTATATGAAAGAAAACTGGAGACGGGTCAGCACTGTATTGGATGGTTCTGTTTCTGAAGGTTCAACGGGCATTTTCAGATACAACGTGGATAAACGTTTTCTTTCAGTAAGTTGTAATCATTGTGATGAACCTGCATGTATCAAAGCATGCCCGATGGGGATCATCACTAAAGACTCTGAAACTGGTTTGGTTCTTGTGGATAATTCAACCTGTATTTCCTGTGGAAAATGTCAGGGAGCCTGCCCATGGGGAGCGCCTCAATTCTATGATTCAAAATACAAGGAATACAGCCTTGAAAACGCTGCCAGACCGCGTATGACAAAATGCACGGGATGTCTTGACAGAGTTAAAGAAGGGCTGCGTCCCGCCTGCGTAGCTGCATGCTGGAACAGGGCTCTTGATTTCGGCTCCATGGATGAGCTTAGGGCAAAATACCCCAGTGCATCAGAAAGTTTAGTCGATTTTGAGCGCGGCGGAATAGGGCCTAATATAATCTTCAAACAGAAGAGCTGA